The genomic region GATCAATTATATATTAGTTGAAAAATTATGAGCTTTGCCAAAATATTAGGAGGAGTTTAAAATTAATGGTGCAGCGACACATGATCATCTTGGCCAACAGCAAACTCATAAGGAGACCGAAATGTCAGCTctaggctcctccccctccctcttttcttttgttatttttctcttttccctctcttttatTGCATTGAAACTTTATTTTGTTGAAGCTACTAATAAAGGTTaatattagaaaaagaagaaaaatgagctTTGCTGAAATATTGGAGTTTATTACAGTTAATGATTTGGGAAGAAGTGACCATCTTCCCATTTCTGTTTAGGTATCTTTAGGCTTCTTTTAGGATGCCCtggcatcatagctcatctctgGGCTACAaaccggctgctttggagggaaggggggcttcATGGCATTATTcctccctgaggtccctccccggccccaccccaaagtccccaggtctttcccaacccagagttggcaatccggCTTGCAGAGCGGATTATTTTCCCTTGTGCCGAGCCCGTGTGCGTCTCCTAAACTCCGCCCCCAGGGCCGACCACCCATGCCCGACCAGAGCTTTCACTTTCGCCTCTCTCCGCATTcgcccctccttccttccctccctccctccctgcagccgCCCGAAGGTGCCCGACTCTGCACGGAAGTGCCCTGAGCCTCGCCCGTCTCCGGCTTGGAGCCTCGCAGCgccgctatccggagggtgagaCCCGTCaccggtgctgctgctgctgctgctgccgctgctgcgcCCCTGGGGATCCCGCAGCGGGGTCTCCCGGCCACACGGACTCGGCGGACGAGCCTGCCTCGCTGCCCGGGCGTGGAGCTGGCCTGAGTGGCCGCATCGAGGGGGCGGATCGCCGCTGCTGGAGCGTCCCCgccttggccgggggaggggggtgcgaaGGGCAACCGGGAGCGGGAAttagggggtggggtggtgggtCCCCAACAAGCGAATGCTCCTGGGTGCGGTCAGTCGATGCAGATGTCGCGAGGATGGGGGGAAACTCATTAGATCAAGGGTGGCCCGACTGCGACCCTCCagaagtccgtggactacaattcccatgagcccctgccagcattcgtattcactggcaggggctcatgggaattgtagtccatggacatctggagggccacagttggaccaCCCTTGCATTAGATCAACTTATTGACAATTGTATGAGAGAGATAAATTGTAGGAAAAAGAGTGTCGGAATTCAAGGGaaagtgagaaggaaggaaggaatgctggtgattgattgatttcttatCTCGCTGCCACGCCCTGTCTCCAGGGACTCCGACTCTTCAGGAAGGACCAAGGGTCCGCCCCACCCCTTCCTTACCCTCCCCTCTCAGCGACAGCCGtgccctttttcttttctctgcgTCCTGGGAGTGCTCTTCGGGAAAATTCTCCTTTGTTCCCCGCTTGCAGGTTTGCAACATGGAGCCCCTGGCAAGTGCAAATGGGCATTTCGCTCTCGATCTCTTCCAAAAATTCGGGGAAGCCAACCCGACAGGCAACATCTTTTACTCGCCGGTCAGCATCTGCACTGCCATGGCCATGGTCTTCCTAGGGGCCAGAGGGAACACAGCCACACAACTCGCCAAGGTCagcaaccctcccctcctctcccttccgtATTTCTggtggtttcttcttcttctgctatccGGCTGTTTTGTTATTTGGCCCTAAGCAAAACCTTCCATGGCCTGTGGGGATGCTTTAAACTGTCACGTCCATAAGAGAAGCTTTCCTTGCACTGGGTCCAGGAGCTCCTCtcagctctcagctagggatgccagcctccaggtgggacttggggatcccctgggtgTATACCTCAtcgccagactgcagagatcagtgcaGAAAAATGGAGAACTGTCCTATAGTTCCATGATGACTTTGTAAATCATTTCTATTTGACATAAGTCCCTAttaaggtaaaggtcaaggtatcccctgtgcaagcaccgagtcatgtctgacccttggggtgacgccctccagcgttttcttggcagactcaatacagggtggttttccattcccttccccagtcattaccgttttaccccccagcaagctgggtattcattttaccgacctcggaaggatggaaggctgagtcaaccttgagctggctgctgggatggaactcccagcctcatggtcagagcttcagtccCTATTATCAAACTGTTATATATATTCAGAGCAGTATGTTTATTTACAATATACTGTTTCATGAAAGTTCCATGTAAAGCtttcctgagccacaagggagggcagtatatatataaataaataaaataactatgcTGAATTATCATGAGATCAAACATCCCCTTCAGTTTTCTATTTGACCTTCACCAAAATATCTGCCCTGTGGCTCATTCacatctcccctttcccctctttaccCCTAAAGAGTTGTCCTCTCTCCCTTTCGTATACCAGACAGTGCTTTCTCTGTCACGTGTTCACTCAGCTGCGTTTGTCCATGTTGTCTCCCTGAGAGGAGGAACTAAAATAtatgccagaggtagtcaacctgtggtcctccagatgtccatggaggacatggcccctgccagcgtttgctggcaggggctcatgggaattgtagaccatggacatatggaggaccataggttgactacccctggtgtatgagATGGGGCCATGCGTACAGGCCATTTCAGTGATCGTGGGGGTCATACATGTTATTTCAGTGAGGGCTGTTAGCCCAAATGTGGAACTGATTGCCCAGTGTTTAGCTCATGAACACTGagatgcaatcctaagaacactggAGCAGACCCCATGGAGTAGACCCATTTAGGATTGCTCTAAAAAGGGTTTTAATAGCATAATATTGAATCATAGCAAAGTCTAAAATGACATGCCACAGGTCTGTACATAGGGGAAGCAAGATGTGTCCAAATTGTTGTACAGCTGTCAGATATATCAACTGGGATAAATTTCATTGTTCCAAGTGATATTTATGTGTATTCTTGCATCACAATGGCGATCCACCGGATGATCGATTGAGTCCTCTTCATTTCTTGGTTGCTTTACAAAAATACCGAGAGTAAGTGGTTGGCAGAGAATGTATCGCAAGAGATCAAAGGAGACAAAGAAGTAACATTCAGGAAGTAACATACGAGATAGTAAAGAGCAGAGATAGGCTACATCACTAACAGAGAGTAAGTGTGTGGAACTTCCAAGAAGAAGTTGCATATTGCCtacggtgaccagattttaacattggtaaagcaggacaccattgaccgggggggttcttgattaaaaatttggtctatatggagcaacaaaaattttcgtagaacgcatagaatgccaaaatagtattgtaatatatatatatatatatatatatttaaatttcaacataagtacaatttgccaagtaaccccagatgtccctccaaaagtgggacaatctggtcacctcaatATTGCCCTAAGAGAAGAACTGGCTTCTGtcccctgttttttactactcaGAGGAGTTACAAAGCACCTTACGattgcctttctttcttcttcccacaacagtgaCCCTGTTTGGTAGgtgggactggcccgaggtcactcagctggctgcatctggaggagaagtgggaaatcaaacccagtttttcaGTATAAagccactggtcttaaccactacaccaagctggctctctaagcagTGATCAGGAGACAGCCAAGGACTGGCACTTATCAGGAAAGCAGATGCTGACCTTACTATTCTGTTTAACCTGTGTTCTTGCTGCCCCCTAGTGGGGAAGATATATTTTTGCAGGGTTCAGCCAAAGAGGTCCAGCTAAGCAAGCAACTCACCAGTAGAAGCACGTTCTTCAGTCATTAAGTGCTCATGATTAAGGGATGTCTCTATCTCATGGGCTTTTCATTGGTTTTTTTGCAGCTGGGGAGTCCTCTGCGAAATAAGGAAATTTGCTTCtcaagtgcattaaaagtgcattatgcaatgtgtgtggaatgggcctcggTCCAACATTCCCTTCAGTTCAGTTCTCTATTTGGCCTTCACAGACATGGCTGCCCTGTGGTTTATTCACATCTTTCCTCTTCACCCCTAAAGAGttgtcttctcttctcttctttttatttttatttatttattttatctttacagTTATATTCCGCCAAAggttcatgccctgaataaatctttgttggccttaaaggtgccactggactctgattttattgtgctacttcagaccaacgtggctacccatttgaatctattgttgtgggaagagaaagggaaggcgaagattaaaaaaacaactcttccttcctcccccctggcAGACGCTTCATTTTGATGGTGTCGAGGACCTTCATTCACAGTTCCAAAAGCTCAATGCTGACTTGAACAAGAGTGGCACCCCCTATATATTGACGGTTGCTAATCGGCTTTATGGGGAAAAGACCTACACCTTTTTGCAAGTAAGTTGATGTTGAGGGCATAAAAGAACTTTTGCTTTCGACTGGCCCACAAGCTGCATCCTGGGATGGTCTTTTTTGCAGTGTGAATCTGGGATTGAGAATTGTTTGATCCCAAACCAAGATCTGCTATTTGAGCAAAGAAAAGTAAACAGGCAATGCAGATTCTTAAGAATgcttcagagcagtggtccccaaccccgggtccggggactggtgccggtccgtggctcagtcagtaccgggccgcggctcctcctcgtcctcctccctggctgctgctcatctttgatgctctccggtggccgccatgactGAGGCTcgccctcggcatggcactgcgcagctgctgctggtaagagccccccagtggacggcgggaagtcaggggccccagcgggaaagaaatggagcagggctcaggcggtggcagcgacgtccctcggcaaaatactaccccccccccccccggtcctcagtaaaattgtcaagcgttgaccggtccccgatgataaaaaggttggggaccactgcttcagaggACGTTGGGTTTTTGGTGTTAAGGAGGCAGTGTCTTTTAGGATGATGGGATTGCCAATCAGATGATGCTCAAAGGTTTGCAGTCCCACAGATCTTAGTGAGGGGAGACGAATTGTCCTTTATGGAGAATCTTGGGGGACGGTGTCACATCATGTGAAATAGTAATAGAGTTTCTGCTGATGTTTCAGTGCTTATTATCCCTGATGAGAACTTGCCTGCAATGTGGATTATTTTGGTCAATGAGGATTAATGCAAAGGAATGCAATTCCTGCTCCCATCCAGAAATGTGATTAATTCAGTCTGTAGTTCCTAGGGGCAAGGGTGCCTGACACAGTATATTGAAACAGATTCTGCATGATTTCTCCAGGACTTTTTGACTAACACTCAGAAACTATATGGCGCTGAGTTATCTGCCGTGGATTTTCAAAATGCTGCATCTGAAGCCCGCAAGCAGATTAACCAGTGGGTTGAAGAGCAAACTGGAGGTGAGTCGGTCATAGACTTCCTGTCCTAACCTCTTGTCTTTCTGAGGGATCTCAGGTGAGTCTGTTCCTGGTTAGCATCATGTGCCATTCTGTCCACTGTCCTTCATCATTCTTAGGGAGAGGCAGAACCCAACCTCTCCCATGACAATTACTTGCTATGGCAGAACCATTAGATAAGAACCAAGTTCCCCTTCCCATGGACATGGCAtaattcttccctttcccccaggaTTGAAATGATGGTTGTGTCTTTCACAGGATTCGTCACATGGCTAGGCGAGCAATTGTTGGCCCCATTACCATGCTTCAGGCAAGCGGTCTGCTTTGGGATAGAGAGAGCAGACTGCATGAGTATTTGTGGAGCTACTGTTTAGttcattcttttaaaagattcttttttttaaaaaaaacccctcatacTTACAaaattgcaaagcagttctcaGGGGAGGGACGAGGCTCCCTGGTGACAATCTGGGAGTTAGCAGCAGCAAGACAAATAACTACGTACCTGGctgtctagctagctgttgtctgtcATCATTCTTCTGCTGTCCAACAGTAATTCTGAAggcgaccggggggggggggagaggggaagtgcGCTCAAAAAGCAGGAGCTGTTGAGCTAATctgggcactggaggagataatctgaaaaccatcaggaagttcccatcCGATCTACGTGAAATATGCATTCCTTCAGCGCCCCCTGGTGGACACTGGATTCTGACCCATcaggcacactgcagatcttgggCTGAACACAGTAAGCCAACTGTACAACACAGTGACAATAGCCAGCCCTGCCTTGCATTAAGTCACCAGCCCACACTCAACTCTTTTTCATTTTAGTTGTTTTGTCCGTGGTTtccttgtaagctgccttgggcctCCTTTGCAGGAAACGTGGATTATGAATGGCCAAACAAATCAATGTTCCAGATGCTTTATGTGTTGGGTAGAAAATTAGTCTATtatttcttctgccttttcattcCAGGTAAAATCCGTGACTTGTTACCTGAAGGCACGGTCAGCGAGATGACCAGACTCGTTCTGGTGAATGCCGTCTACTTCAAAGGCAACTGGGAAGAGCAATTTGAAGTGGGGATGACCGAGGAGATACCGTTCCGACTCAATAAggtaggaacccaaaagttgagcggcaaatacaaaattaaaaaatctttcaaatatttattaaagaaaGTGCACtgatatacattaaaaacataataaaaataagataTATCTAATTGCACGTGACAAAATAGACTGAATGTGTTTTGACCACGAGggggtcttctttggtggtcaaaTTAATGTGTGGAAGGCTCTTTTATACAAtctcaaaatctaaaggcttgctgggtggcaaagaaaaatcctgaaaaaataaatgtttaaaacacgTTAGAATgagcatatatgtatatatatatatatatatgtgtatgtatatatatatatatatatatgtgtatgtatatatatatatatatatatatatatatatatatatatatatatatatatatatatatatatataaaggatatctaatgtaatatatattttttatttatttgatttgcatAAACATGGTGGTAGCTTACTAGTATGTTTtaagggtccagtagcacctttaagaccaacaaagacgaagagtgcttgcactcgaaagcttacgccctgaataaatctttgttggtcttaaaagtgctactagactctgattttatagtattATAAAGTATCTTATTTGGAGCACCCCTTCTAAAATACGTATTATTTGAGGCCACCGCTCTGAAAAGAAGATGAAAGTAAaattatacaattaaaaaaataaaaatgcccaTATTTCAAACAGAATAGCTCCATACATACCTCAGCTTGTGTCTAGCTCTGCATCAAatgtgcattcccatgtgtgccagaaaaagctttgtaattgcaaaaaaaggaggggggaggggacatttTATGTCCTGCTGGGCTGATCCAATATGGCTGTTATTGCATCAGCAGTTTTCTATGGGCTAGTGTTGAAGTCTCGGGCAGGAatgtaaggggaggggggggaggaacagagaTAAACCACAGAGTCAAGCTACcaaacagtttaaaatataataatctagtccaatagaacaggggtagtcaacctgtggtcctccagatgtccatggactacaattcccatgagcccctgccagcaaatgctggcaggggctcatgggaattgtagtccatggacatctggaggaccacaggttgactacccctgcactagaatgcAGACATCCAATTCATCTCCTCATTCAGTCCATATGCAAAAGAGTCCAGCTGGTATGTCCAAAACACCTCCCTGTTCCTCAAAAGTCTTGATAGTGTTATTGGGTGCAGACACCTGTTCGATCCCCCAAAATCTCAGTTGCCTCTCCGTGTGTCCAGCTTTTACAAAGGGCTTTGCAGGTGGAGCAGTTATCCTTTTACATCTGATATAGTTCACATATCCATGTCCTTATGGCTCTCGCAGTACATCCCGCATACTGTTTTTTACACGGACATTCAATTATATAGATTGTACAATTGCTTGAACAGTTTACGAATGGTCTTGATTATGGAATGTGTTTCTCTTGCATGCCAGAGATCAAACCAAGCAGTGGCCTCACGGGAAAAATCCAAGAGGAATGCTCTTTCTATTGATTGTGGTTGTCTCATTTTTGTTGTTATAAATTTTGCTTTTAACCAACATGTCCTGAATATTTTTAGATCTTCTGTAAGAGAATAAAGGTGGAGCTCTGCACCTGGTGATAGTTGACAAAAAATGCCAATGGTTTTGGGATGGCTGCTCTGACATAATTATATGAACCATTGTATGTAAAAACAGCAACCATCCCATCAGAATCCTGATTTCTTATCTTTAGTTTCAGAACAGGGGGACTCTCTAGTTGTATTTTCAGCTTTACAGAAGGcatgttttaaattttggctgAATAGCCCCATCTGCCAGTTGTTTTAATACTATGTTAGTCTCCCTTACAAAGTCAGAGTCAACCCTACAGTTCCTCCTGATCCTTAGCAGTACAGAAAAGGGCAAGTTCTTTTTTACATGGAAAGGATGGAAACTATCCACAGCTAGGTAGGAATCACAGCACTTAATTCCACCTTCCCTCTTTCAACCATCTGTACAAGATGCGTTTTCAGGGGCTGATAACTGGAGAGTTTGTTAATTTTGTTGGGAATCCTAAATCACACAAGTCCCCATCCTGTTCTACCCACACCACATcggtatgcagatgacaccatgcTCTTTCTGTCGATGAACGGCCAGCTGAGTAACCCCCCACCCGAGTCTCTGACTTAGTGTCTACAGACTGTGACAGAATGGCTCAGACAGACATAATATTTTCTACTGTATTTAGCTTGAAACTGtgtagactttttttttttttacattttcaatATTTTGGTGGCTGGAAATTATTATGCTGCCCTAGATTTCCGTTAGTCCACACAGAAGGCATGCAAGAGAATAAAGTGAAAAGGTTAAATCAAAATTGCTTTCGCTACTCAGATTACGAACCACAGCTTCAGATATGCTAAAAATTGTGCCTATATACTCTAAATCTGTGTTTCTTAACTTTTATTacaaactttctcaaccagagttttctgaaaccttggggtttctcaactgccctagaagggtttcacaaatgggttgattattttataaaatatatttttgaaatttgttaaacatttcttggatGATATAACcacatgtggtcatgtcaacctcctccccaaatggtcattgatgggcctagagggggtgggcagttatgtttcccaaccctattctacacggtggcaccacttctggggtttctcaaagcctgcagaatgtttaaaGCGGTTCACAACAGTAAAAAGGCAGGTTGGTCGCCCATTTTCATCAActgccttcccaggctgcaagtgcAAAATCAGGACTCAAAAGCAATGCTCCAGACTTGATGTGGGATATATACATGATAGTCATGTTTTAAGTCTAGTTTCATTTAAGTCTAGCAGCACCCTCTGCTGCTAGACTTAATTGGTTCATAAGACTTCTGGCAGTCATCACAACCCTTGGTGTTATCATTGATttttgtgtgctttttaaaagcctggatctgggatttttataCTCAGAGTGGTGTGAGAAGGACAAAACTTAGATCGCTGACCAAAGGCCACTGCAAATGAGAAGGCGGAACTGGTTAAGATTCCAGATGCCCCCATTTGTCCCCCCAAATCATGAATGTACCCTGAGGTTTGGAGGAGGCTGTATAGGAACCTTGAGTATCCCTGGGCTGTAAGTTGCCTTACGCTGGAGGAACCTTCTCTAACTTAAGTGGCTCTGCCTCTAGAGGAGGAATTAATGGCCACTGGAAGCTACAAAGCATAACTTGTTTGAACATATTTGGGGCAATCTTGTTCCTGTCTATGTCCACTCATCAATCTCCCTGCCCCATTTTTTTCATTCCCCCatccagaaggaaaagaagaccgTGAAGATGATGTACATGTCCAAGAAGCTTCCTTTTCGGTACATCCCTGAACTCAAATTGAGCATCTTGGAACTGCCGTACAAGGGGAAAGAACTTAGTATGATTGTCCTGCTGCCGGACGACATTGACGATAACTCCACTGGCCTGGAacaggtgatccccccccccgatataaaATATTCTGCCTAAATAATAATATATCAGAGATATGGAAAAATACAGAAACAGAAGTGGCCAATacagtattttgtttttaattcagaaaTGAAGGCAGGAACAAGGAGAGTCTTCAAATCAGAACATTGCTTCATCTGGCCCAGTATTCCATTCCAttcatcccatcccatccatccatccatccatccatccatccattcattcattcattcattcattcattcattcattcactgcccCTCTCTGTATCCTGTCTGAGGGTGGTGTATAACATTTTTTACAACAAAGTTAAAATCAGAGTACAaaactatacaataaataattaaaactcaGTCCTGATGCTCTGCCTCAATGTATCTGGGTGGTATGgatattctggggggggggggattcatctcTGCaacccagcctcagccaaatgcttgcTCAGAAGAGCTCTGGCATGCAGGTCCTATTGAACTTTGATAGCTCAGTCAGGGCTTGTGTCTCTGCAGGCGAggaattccaccaggctggggcagggCCAAAAAGGACCTGGTAGAGGCCAGTTGTACTTCAAGAGGGCAGGGAACACCAGCACATTAGCATCTGGAGGTCTTGTCTGGGGGTATATTGAGAGAGACTGCCTTTAGATATGCAGTGTACTCTGATGGCTTGTGGAGGACTCAGAGAACTTTCCAAATTCTGCTGCTCAAGGCCCCTTTTCACTAACCTATCCTGTCTGAAGGACTATGGTCAGCCACTGAGCCTTTGTGGCATCCACCCCTTCCTACTGAACCCCACTAGGACTCCATAAACTCTTCTCCATAAACTTTTCAGATTAGGGCTTATGCTTTGCTAATTGCAGGTAAAGGTTTGTCTCATGGCAATACTTAGTAATGATGTCCtggttctctctctgtctgtctctaaTTGTAGCTGGAGAAGGCGCTCACCTTAGCAGAGCTCCAAAAGTGGACAGACCCAAGAATGATGACTTACTTCAGTGATGTTCGGGTGTACCTTCCGAAATTTAAGCTCGAAGAGACCTACGATCTGAAGTCATATTTCTCAGCGTTAGGAGTGCGGGATGTCTTTGACAGCTCCAAGGCCGACTTGTCAGGGATGTCCGGGTGCCGTGACCTCCACTTGTCCAAAATTCTTCACAAGTCATTTATAGAAGTGAACGAAGAAGGTACAGAAGCCGCAGCAGCAACTGCGGGAATAACATTGCTTTGCAGTTTGCCTATGGAAGAAGTTTTCAATGCTGACCATCCCTTTCTGTTTTTCATCCGTGAGAACACGAACCGTAACATCCTTTTCCTCGGAAGAGTTGCTTCTCCATGAAGCATGAAACAAAAGGCAGAACCATAGAGGAGAACTCCCCAATTAGTTATCCTTACCCTGATTGAGATCTTTTACTTGctgtacaatcctatgcagttagGCCACGTTTCATTCCTATTGCTTTCGGTGGCTTAGGTGGAAGGAAGCCTGCCTTGGCTTGATTTCAATGCCGCTTGGCCTCCCTTGTGCTTGTTTTGCTGATTCTGCTCGGATGTTTTAACACTGTGTCCCACCACTTCTGCACTGAATGCTTCCTGGAATATGGAGCAAGGCATTAGTTATTTGAAATGAAGGGATGTTGCCCCAAAGATGGACATGAACACATTTTGGAGCAGTTGTTCCAGGGGTGGTCTTTCCTTAAAGCTGATTGTGATTATTTCTCAGTATCAGCTGGTTTTGCTCCCATAATTCAGTACCGTTAAACCTGAAAACTGGTGCTGCTAGGCTCTTCACTGGCCTTTAATCcaaaaaactgggtttgattcacgactcctccatgtgaagcctgctgagtgcctttgagccagtcacatttctctcagagatctttcaaccccacatacctcacaagatggctgttgcaggaagaggaagtgaaAGATGATTGGTAGCTGCTATGATACTGCTTAAAGTAGAGACGTGTGAAGAATAGAAAGCTCTTCAGAGTCATTTCGAAAGAAAAGAATGAATAATGTGAATTTGTGCCTTAAGAAAATACCTATGAAACGGCTGAAGCACCTTTGGAAACAGTTCACCATTCAGTGCTCGGAAGGCGGGAGGCGACCATCTTGGAACAGGGCAACAGTATTTTCTTTGACATCAACATAAATATGGCATTTAACCCCTTATTTTCACAATGAAATAATCCAATAAAGCTTTTCCATTTGTCGCAGTGACTGTGGTCTGGTCCGATTCAGGTACAAACAGACGTTGGAGAAGCCTTAGGGATCTAATTAGGGTTCTTGTATCATTAAGATCCTGGGAAGAGGTAAACGGCAAAACTATTCCTGATTCATTTTAGATACGGCTCACAAAGAAAGATGAGGCCTCCAAATTACCTTTTTATTAAGGCATCAAGTATTTTCTTCTTTAGCCTCAAGTTAAAAGAATATAGGAAATCCCATTCTCCGTAGATAAAGGAGAGCAATAACATGAATCCACTTAAATATATTATCCCCAAAGCAAGCAGGTCACAACCAGGAAGCCCCTttgacagggagggggaggggaactagGAGAGAACTGTGGGGTgcaccctggggtggggggatccaGGCAGTAAAAGTGGTCCATTCTTGGGTGCGGTCAGTAGATGCAGATGTATCAAGGGCAAGTCCAGAGAGGATTTGCAGGgagtttagcccccccccccccgaatgattaaatgaaagaaaaaacacaaaaagCTACTTATTGAATGATATGAGAGAAAAAGAGTTTGAAAATTCAAGGACAAGTGAGATAGAATGGACTTACTTGCACA from Paroedura picta isolate Pp20150507F chromosome 9, Ppicta_v3.0, whole genome shotgun sequence harbors:
- the LOC143845237 gene encoding leukocyte elastase inhibitor-like, whose translation is MEPLASANGHFALDLFQKFGEANPTGNIFYSPVSICTAMAMVFLGARGNTATQLAKTLHFDGVEDLHSQFQKLNADLNKSGTPYILTVANRLYGEKTYTFLQDFLTNTQKLYGAELSAVDFQNAASEARKQINQWVEEQTGGKIRDLLPEGTVSEMTRLVLVNAVYFKGNWEEQFEVGMTEEIPFRLNKKEKKTVKMMYMSKKLPFRYIPELKLSILELPYKGKELSMIVLLPDDIDDNSTGLEQLEKALTLAELQKWTDPRMMTYFSDVRVYLPKFKLEETYDLKSYFSALGVRDVFDSSKADLSGMSGCRDLHLSKILHKSFIEVNEEGTEAAAATAGITLLCSLPMEEVFNADHPFLFFIRENTNRNILFLGRVASP